The Grimontia kaedaensis genome has a window encoding:
- a CDS encoding glutathione S-transferase N-terminal domain-containing protein has translation MIHRHSFVELFDYPRNASWAPHMMMVEMGLRHELILVDRKSNAQKSESYLKLNPTRRIPVLVDGELVIHESAAIGLHLL, from the coding sequence ATGATTCATAGACATAGCTTTGTAGAGCTCTTTGACTACCCACGCAATGCGAGTTGGGCACCTCATATGATGATGGTGGAAATGGGGCTGCGACACGAGCTGATTTTGGTAGACAGGAAGTCAAACGCCCAGAAATCCGAAAGCTATCTGAAACTCAATCCCACTAGACGTATCCCTGTGCTTGTTGATGGAGAATTGGTCATTCATGAAAGCGCAGCCATAGGGCTACACCTTTTGTGA
- a CDS encoding MATE family efflux transporter: protein MSKSHTLSLRLQANGPLFALALPVAIQTAVFSSKSVVDTLMLGGIGELEIAAVGLAAKAQMIISFFIIGLSIGGGQVAAQCFGEKGASGEKKLLNTVLITLLLSLATAACFFVLLFIFPEALMALGTQSPDVIAKGADYLKPIAFTLFCFAVTSSLACGLRAMHQPGIATKVSLIGVVLNLFLNWVLIFGHWGMPAMGIKGAAIGTLISAVVECLLLIGYLKLTKHPLAILRPSQFTTLKVSDIRIVGKLSITAAINSVVWAAGLFIFHAILGYSDADLLVALSVLAPIEALAMSLLIGLATAGSILVGNKVGAEQQGELSDTVRANIITSLVVGICSAVLLMLFKAPLVSLFFHNNVPSNAEALALSLYDIMAFSLVIKSLSMMLIVGVLRAGGDASFCLFTDIFAQWIVLLPCAFLLTHWLQWPAVYLFGLVLVEESLKLVVCLWRLKSGRWVRNLAAAMS from the coding sequence ATGTCAAAATCTCACACCTTGTCATTAAGACTTCAGGCGAATGGACCTTTATTCGCCCTCGCCTTACCCGTCGCTATCCAAACCGCTGTATTTTCCAGTAAGAGTGTCGTTGACACCTTGATGCTGGGTGGGATTGGAGAGTTGGAAATAGCCGCTGTAGGCCTCGCAGCCAAAGCGCAAATGATCATCAGTTTCTTCATCATTGGTTTGAGCATTGGTGGCGGACAGGTCGCTGCACAATGCTTTGGCGAAAAGGGAGCAAGCGGCGAGAAAAAGCTCCTCAACACCGTTTTAATCACTCTGTTGCTAAGCCTGGCGACAGCGGCATGTTTCTTCGTTCTGCTGTTCATTTTCCCGGAAGCCCTCATGGCATTGGGCACCCAGTCGCCTGATGTCATTGCTAAAGGTGCCGATTACCTGAAGCCGATCGCATTCACCCTTTTCTGCTTTGCCGTGACATCATCTCTGGCTTGTGGTTTGCGAGCCATGCACCAACCCGGCATTGCCACTAAAGTGAGCCTTATTGGTGTCGTCCTCAATCTGTTCCTGAACTGGGTTCTGATCTTTGGTCACTGGGGAATGCCAGCAATGGGAATAAAAGGCGCGGCTATCGGCACTTTGATCAGCGCCGTAGTTGAGTGTCTGCTGCTCATTGGCTACCTAAAACTCACCAAGCACCCTCTCGCTATTCTTCGCCCTTCCCAATTCACCACATTGAAAGTCAGTGATATTCGGATAGTAGGCAAGCTTTCAATAACTGCCGCGATTAACAGCGTGGTTTGGGCTGCTGGTCTTTTCATCTTTCACGCCATTCTTGGGTATAGCGATGCGGATCTTCTGGTTGCGCTTTCCGTATTGGCACCTATTGAAGCTCTAGCCATGTCCCTGTTGATCGGTTTGGCGACAGCAGGTTCGATTCTGGTGGGAAATAAAGTGGGCGCAGAACAGCAAGGCGAGCTTTCTGATACCGTGCGTGCCAACATCATTACCAGCTTGGTGGTTGGGATATGTTCAGCGGTGTTATTGATGTTGTTCAAAGCGCCTTTGGTATCGCTGTTCTTTCACAATAACGTTCCTTCAAATGCAGAGGCTTTGGCGCTCAGCCTTTACGACATTATGGCCTTTTCATTGGTCATAAAAAGCCTTTCTATGATGCTTATCGTGGGTGTACTGCGGGCAGGCGGAGATGCCTCATTTTGTCTGTTCACCGATATTTTCGCCCAATGGATTGTGCTGTTACCCTGCGCCTTTTTGCTGACTCACTGGCTTCAATGGCCTGCCGTTTATCTGTTTGGCTTGGTGCTTGTAGAAGAAAGCTTAAAGCTGGTTGTGTGCCTTTGGCGACTCAAGTCAGGAAGATGGGTTCGTAACCTTGCCGCAGCGATGAGTTGA
- the grxC gene encoding glutaredoxin 3, which produces MPKIEIYTKSYCPHCRAAKQTLGRMGIAYREIEVSDDATLFNEMKTRSQRRTVPQVFVGDVHIGGNDDLQRVIRNGQFEKILESQTNTV; this is translated from the coding sequence ATGCCGAAGATTGAAATCTACACCAAGAGCTACTGCCCTCATTGCCGAGCAGCAAAACAGACACTGGGGCGCATGGGAATCGCTTATCGCGAAATTGAAGTCAGTGACGACGCAACCTTGTTTAACGAAATGAAAACAAGGAGCCAACGCCGGACAGTGCCACAGGTTTTTGTCGGAGATGTGCATATCGGCGGTAATGACGACTTGCAACGAGTCATCAGAAACGGGCAATTCGAAAAAATTCTGGAAAGCCAAACCAACACGGTTTAA
- a CDS encoding YkgB family protein: MTTINNVHGRINNQRANWVYTLDNIADNAVRFSIIIVLAWIGAMKFTSYEAGAIQGLVESSPLTSWLYSVFSLQGASNLIGTVEIATAIALLLAPVNRTIAIVGAVSATVTFAVTTSFLFTAPIAEASLGGFPAISVVPGQFLLKDIVLLSAAVSLLAKALLKDE, translated from the coding sequence ATGACGACGATTAACAATGTACACGGCCGAATCAACAACCAACGCGCCAACTGGGTTTACACACTCGATAATATTGCGGACAACGCAGTGCGGTTTTCTATCATTATCGTGCTGGCTTGGATTGGCGCCATGAAGTTTACCAGCTATGAGGCTGGGGCGATTCAAGGTCTTGTAGAATCAAGCCCACTCACAAGCTGGTTGTACAGTGTATTTAGCCTGCAAGGTGCTTCTAATCTGATTGGTACGGTTGAAATCGCTACAGCTATTGCTCTGCTGCTGGCACCGGTAAATCGCACGATTGCCATTGTGGGTGCAGTGAGTGCGACCGTGACATTCGCGGTAACCACCAGCTTCCTGTTTACTGCGCCGATTGCTGAAGCGAGCCTAGGTGGCTTCCCTGCAATCTCAGTCGTGCCGGGACAATTCCTGCTGAAAGATATTGTTCTGTTGTCGGCAGCGGTTTCCCTGCTTGCAAAAGCGCTGTTGAAGGACGAGTAA
- a CDS encoding alpha/beta fold hydrolase — MFYILVFILLLVIAYVMMPAEKRFEWGVATERKIAGLVLKTATISEGEVRYLEGGSGTPLLLLHGFGADKDNWVRMAKHLTGNYRVIAPDLPGFGESLKQLDLDYDVPAQVERLKAFVEAIGLPEFHIGGSSMGGYIAGNFAVAHPDQVLSVWLLNPLGVATSPDSEMFAMLRQKERPTVLVGDANQHKELLAFAFHKPPFIPGFMIKELAKRAQVSFPLNSQIFQQIHHITDGQVHFTVPLDTVLEGFDKPMLITWGDNDRILHVAGADILGKLVPQAEVQVIKDMGHLPMVEAPSQTAKQFLQFDQA; from the coding sequence GTGTTTTATATCCTCGTATTTATATTACTGCTTGTTATTGCCTATGTGATGATGCCTGCTGAAAAACGTTTTGAATGGGGTGTTGCCACTGAGAGGAAAATCGCTGGCCTCGTGCTTAAAACAGCCACTATTTCCGAAGGGGAAGTTCGCTATTTGGAAGGTGGCTCGGGTACACCTCTCTTGCTGCTTCACGGGTTTGGTGCCGACAAAGACAACTGGGTACGCATGGCAAAACATCTCACTGGTAATTATCGTGTGATAGCACCAGATCTTCCCGGGTTTGGGGAGAGTCTCAAGCAACTTGATTTAGATTATGACGTACCCGCTCAGGTTGAGCGTCTGAAAGCATTTGTGGAAGCTATTGGCCTTCCAGAATTTCACATTGGTGGCAGTTCAATGGGAGGTTACATTGCGGGAAATTTTGCAGTGGCGCACCCCGATCAAGTATTAAGTGTGTGGCTTCTAAACCCGTTAGGCGTCGCTACCTCACCAGACAGTGAGATGTTTGCCATGTTACGCCAGAAAGAGCGTCCTACAGTGCTGGTGGGTGATGCTAATCAACACAAAGAGCTTTTGGCCTTCGCATTCCACAAGCCGCCATTTATTCCCGGTTTTATGATCAAAGAGCTCGCCAAAAGAGCTCAGGTTAGCTTTCCGTTAAACAGCCAAATCTTCCAGCAGATCCATCACATCACCGATGGGCAGGTTCATTTCACAGTGCCGTTAGATACTGTGCTTGAGGGGTTCGATAAGCCAATGCTGATTACCTGGGGAGACAACGACCGCATCCTGCATGTTGCCGGTGCTGATATCCTCGGTAAATTAGTCCCTCAGGCGGAAGTTCAAGTGATAAAGGATATGGGGCATCTTCCGATGGTTGAAGCACCCTCCCAAACGGCGAAGCAATTCCTTCAATTTGACCAAGCGTAA
- the msrB gene encoding peptide-methionine (R)-S-oxide reductase MsrB yields the protein MTIYSKDQEAIDKLTKEQYRVTQENGTERPFSGEYNRHFESGIYVDIVSGEPLFSSSTKFSSGCGWPSFSKPIIKDHVTEHFDTSHGMRRVEVRSKHGDSHLGHVFTDGPKDQGGLRYCINSASLRFVPKAEMEAAGYGDYLDQVE from the coding sequence ATGACGATTTACTCTAAAGATCAGGAAGCGATTGATAAGCTCACCAAAGAGCAGTATCGCGTGACACAGGAAAACGGTACGGAGCGTCCGTTTTCAGGGGAGTACAACCGCCATTTTGAATCAGGCATTTATGTCGATATCGTCTCTGGCGAGCCGTTGTTTTCTTCCTCTACAAAGTTCAGCTCAGGTTGTGGATGGCCATCGTTTTCAAAACCCATCATCAAAGATCATGTCACAGAGCACTTCGATACCAGTCACGGCATGCGACGCGTTGAAGTGCGTTCCAAGCATGGTGACAGCCACTTGGGGCATGTGTTTACCGACGGCCCTAAAGATCAAGGCGGTTTACGCTACTGCATTAACTCCGCATCTCTACGCTTTGTTCCCAAGGCGGAAATGGAAGCAGCAGGTTATGGGGATTACTTGGACCAAGTAGAATAA
- a CDS encoding phosphoglycolate phosphatase, which yields MLPATEVKAVVFELDGTLVNTAADVRYAAEEMLADLKLPSLNIEHVSDWLGDGSDKLIHRILSRKIDGSVPDPLFRLGSALFLKAYQRRNHASAELYPGVEVCLRQLTKKKVPMVVVTNQATSLANDLLTQLGIRHHFALVLGRDALQEPKPSPDGLLEAALLLQVNPDQLVMVGGSVNDVNAARAAGCGAVCVSYGYNYGVDIRYAAPDAVLDSLADFPIYLQDDKPRATKARSRRGKSTATSAKERR from the coding sequence ATGTTGCCAGCAACAGAGGTAAAAGCAGTCGTTTTTGAATTAGATGGTACTTTGGTGAACACCGCAGCAGACGTGCGATATGCTGCGGAAGAAATGCTCGCCGATCTTAAGCTCCCCAGTCTGAATATTGAACATGTCAGCGACTGGCTGGGCGATGGTTCAGACAAACTGATTCACCGTATTCTTTCGCGGAAAATAGATGGCTCGGTGCCTGATCCGCTATTCCGGTTAGGGAGCGCGTTATTCCTTAAAGCGTATCAACGCCGCAATCATGCCAGCGCAGAGCTCTACCCGGGCGTAGAGGTTTGTTTGCGTCAACTTACAAAAAAGAAAGTGCCGATGGTGGTCGTCACCAATCAGGCAACGTCATTGGCTAATGACTTACTTACCCAACTCGGGATTCGACATCACTTTGCCCTGGTGCTAGGTCGAGATGCATTGCAAGAGCCCAAACCTTCACCTGACGGTTTGCTGGAAGCGGCTTTGCTGTTGCAGGTTAACCCTGATCAACTAGTGATGGTCGGTGGAAGTGTGAATGATGTAAATGCGGCTAGAGCAGCAGGTTGTGGTGCAGTTTGTGTCAGCTATGGATACAACTACGGTGTGGACATTCGCTACGCTGCCCCTGATGCGGTTTTGGATTCTCTGGCTGACTTCCCCATTTACCTGCAGGACGATAAACCAAGAGCCACAAAGGCAAGATCAAGGCGGGGTAAGAGCACAGCAACATCCGCAAAAGAAAGGCGCTGA
- a CDS encoding acyltransferase, with protein MPCVYENIFPVSEGRTTEDVRSLFREQIALDEDATFIGDPHIAFTLARDSDNYARDAQYSLIDAQDFAQSISIGKGTVLYSEDNLAFENRAVRLTVVKVNSSQSGKISIGEGCVMQGTAIVSYNEVEIGDKVLFGPKVTIMDSSGHPVTGRWSNDEAARTRVAKVTIKDNAWIGMGATILKGVTIGENAVVGANSVVYQDVPDNCIAIGNPATIVKQLDAVS; from the coding sequence ATGCCGTGTGTTTATGAAAATATCTTCCCCGTGTCTGAAGGAAGAACAACGGAAGATGTCCGAAGTCTTTTTCGCGAACAGATAGCTCTGGACGAGGACGCCACCTTTATCGGAGACCCCCATATTGCATTTACGCTCGCAAGGGACTCCGATAACTACGCCAGAGATGCTCAGTACTCGCTGATTGATGCACAGGATTTCGCTCAAAGCATTTCCATTGGTAAAGGGACGGTTTTGTACTCCGAAGACAATCTAGCCTTCGAAAACCGCGCAGTGCGTCTGACAGTTGTGAAGGTCAATAGCAGTCAGTCCGGTAAGATTTCGATCGGTGAAGGTTGTGTCATGCAAGGCACAGCGATTGTTTCTTACAACGAAGTAGAAATTGGCGACAAAGTTTTGTTTGGCCCAAAAGTCACTATTATGGACAGCAGTGGTCACCCGGTAACAGGACGTTGGAGTAATGATGAAGCGGCACGCACACGCGTCGCCAAAGTCACCATCAAAGACAACGCCTGGATTGGTATGGGAGCCACGATCCTCAAAGGCGTAACCATTGGTGAAAATGCCGTTGTTGGCGCAAACAGCGTTGTTTATCAGGATGTGCCCGACAACTGTATAGCAATAGGAAACCCCGCGACCATCGTTAAACAGCTGGACGCTGTTTCCTAA
- the creD gene encoding cell envelope integrity protein CreD, whose amino-acid sequence MIEFFAGIVILIIVAVFGFGAFALIKGGLARFGGNIESPMLKAKSSLFLKGVLAAVLCVLIIAPLAMVQDMAWERESLYRDVVHEIGESWGSEQLLAGPVLAIPYNYVVITEETNDDGERKERRTVMHDELIILPKDLDIKAQLNHDFRDRGIYHSLVYQSTIEGKAQFDFEVPTINNVEHIYFDAARLVFGLSANKAIDGVDVFTVTGEGLEPQANLMSGTGVTTEALRRGFHRPIALSENPVPFSLNFKIRLRGSQGIGFLPLGETSTFELTTDWPHPSFSGMLPTERNISDTGFSALWEISHLSRNYPQIFVESRGANLVEAQAHTQLFEPVTHYGKVERSLKYGLLFVALTFIVLLMFELSQGHSLSVLQYVMVGAAMTLFYLVLLALSEHLSFTMAYIAAAVMPIVSIPAYVGSATGNRNAGLIMLSMLLGLYTLLYSILRLEDYALLMGSGLLVAVLLTLMYLTRRQANKAEQVAEE is encoded by the coding sequence ATGATTGAATTCTTTGCAGGGATAGTCATCCTCATCATCGTTGCCGTGTTCGGCTTTGGCGCATTTGCGCTTATCAAGGGTGGATTGGCCCGCTTCGGCGGCAATATAGAAAGCCCCATGCTCAAAGCAAAAAGCTCCCTGTTTTTAAAAGGCGTGTTGGCCGCTGTGCTCTGTGTGCTGATTATCGCACCGCTGGCAATGGTGCAAGACATGGCCTGGGAACGTGAGAGCCTGTATCGCGATGTCGTCCATGAAATTGGCGAATCTTGGGGCAGCGAACAGTTGCTGGCTGGCCCGGTACTGGCAATACCCTATAACTACGTGGTCATCACCGAGGAAACTAACGACGACGGTGAAAGAAAAGAGCGCCGAACCGTGATGCACGATGAGTTGATCATTTTGCCAAAAGACCTCGATATCAAGGCACAACTGAACCACGATTTCCGCGACCGCGGCATTTACCACTCCCTTGTTTACCAAAGCACTATTGAAGGTAAAGCCCAGTTTGATTTCGAGGTGCCAACTATCAACAACGTTGAACACATCTATTTTGATGCTGCACGCTTGGTGTTCGGGCTTTCAGCCAACAAAGCCATTGACGGCGTTGATGTGTTTACTGTGACAGGTGAGGGGCTCGAACCTCAAGCCAACCTAATGTCTGGTACTGGCGTCACCACCGAAGCACTGAGAAGAGGCTTTCACCGTCCAATAGCACTATCAGAAAATCCGGTCCCTTTTTCATTGAATTTCAAAATCCGCCTTCGCGGTTCGCAAGGCATTGGGTTCCTTCCTCTTGGGGAAACATCGACCTTTGAACTGACCACAGACTGGCCGCACCCAAGCTTCAGCGGTATGTTGCCAACAGAGAGAAATATCTCAGATACTGGCTTTTCGGCATTGTGGGAAATCAGTCATCTGAGCCGCAACTATCCTCAGATCTTCGTGGAAAGCCGCGGTGCTAACCTGGTCGAAGCGCAAGCACACACCCAGCTCTTCGAGCCTGTGACCCACTACGGAAAGGTCGAGCGTTCTCTGAAGTACGGTCTTTTGTTCGTCGCACTGACCTTTATTGTTTTGCTGATGTTCGAGCTCAGTCAGGGGCACAGCCTTTCAGTGCTGCAATATGTGATGGTCGGTGCCGCGATGACACTGTTCTATCTTGTGCTGCTTGCGTTGTCCGAGCATCTGAGCTTCACCATGGCATACATAGCAGCCGCCGTAATGCCAATAGTCAGTATCCCGGCATACGTGGGAAGCGCGACGGGGAATCGCAATGCTGGGCTGATCATGCTCTCAATGCTGCTGGGTTTGTACACCCTGCTCTATTCCATTCTCCGTCTTGAAGATTATGCGCTCCTGATGGGAAGTGGCTTATTGGTTGCTGTGCTCCTGACACTGATGTATCTCACCAGAAGGCAGGCCAACAAAGCAGAACAAGTGGCCGAGGAGTAA
- a CDS encoding glycosyltransferase has product MIELSVVIPTYNRRDLLSHTLTALSEQTLPKETFEVIVVDDGGMDDSEYIALSFSDRLNIKYFWQEDKGFRAGKARNVGTAIAEGKYIVYLDTGVLPGTGTLEEHLFRHKVSTHPIAIVGYVYGFDLDDEGIKKMESVITPTNVDQILAELDSQGAYDIRQSQYDDLGHNICDWPAPFDLFWTCHVSAEREQLIKAGLFDEGFNSWGGEDVDLGVRLFINNNMFIVDKAMSSFHWPHPKEVKDTGESSRSAAERIHSKYNIWQTSYYGLDHEINDLPLNKLIKVLKSSPNHPMTDPSLYKPQPKTQPIVAQE; this is encoded by the coding sequence ATGATCGAACTAAGTGTTGTTATTCCCACCTATAACAGAAGAGATCTTCTTTCACATACGTTAACGGCTTTATCTGAACAAACCCTTCCTAAAGAAACTTTTGAAGTTATTGTTGTTGACGATGGCGGAATGGATGACTCCGAATATATTGCTCTGTCTTTTTCAGACCGACTAAATATTAAGTACTTCTGGCAAGAGGACAAAGGCTTTCGAGCGGGAAAAGCCAGAAATGTAGGCACTGCTATTGCAGAAGGGAAATACATCGTTTATCTCGACACTGGTGTGCTTCCAGGCACTGGCACCTTGGAAGAGCATCTGTTCCGACATAAGGTTTCCACGCACCCTATCGCGATTGTTGGTTATGTTTATGGCTTTGATCTTGATGACGAAGGCATTAAGAAAATGGAATCTGTCATCACACCTACAAACGTCGACCAAATTCTAGCAGAGCTGGATTCACAGGGCGCTTACGATATCCGCCAATCTCAGTACGATGACCTTGGCCACAACATCTGCGACTGGCCTGCGCCTTTTGACTTATTCTGGACTTGTCACGTCTCTGCAGAGCGCGAGCAACTGATCAAGGCTGGTCTGTTTGATGAAGGTTTTAATAGCTGGGGGGGCGAAGATGTTGATTTAGGTGTTCGTCTTTTCATCAACAACAACATGTTTATCGTTGATAAAGCGATGTCTTCCTTCCACTGGCCGCATCCAAAAGAAGTGAAAGATACCGGTGAAAGCTCACGAAGCGCTGCTGAGCGTATTCACAGCAAATACAACATCTGGCAAACCAGCTACTACGGCTTGGATCATGAGATTAACGATCTCCCATTAAACAAGCTGATCAAAGTGCTGAAAAGCAGCCCTAATCATCCTATGACTGATCCCTCTTTGTATAAACCACAACCTAAAACCCAGCCAATCGTAGCCCAGGAATAA
- the yegD gene encoding molecular chaperone: MFIGFDYGTANCSVAMMENGTPRLLTLEGNSPFIPSTLCAPTREAVSEYLWRHFNIKPTDQIGEQLLRRAVSFNREEGIDVEPGDLRFGRAALDTYLEDPEEVFYVKSPKSFLGATGLRDVQISFFEDLVCAMMANIKQQAEAETQQDILQAVIGRPVNFQGIGGDKANEQAESILTRAAKRAGFKDIIFQFEPVAAGLEYESTLEKDSTVLVVDIGGGTTDCSLIEMGPNWRNKEDRRASLLAHSGCRVGGNDLDIHLAFEQLMPMFGKDSTLQRGIAMPVTQFWNPIAINNVVAQSDFYASANRAVLEQLMRDASEPEKIARLLRVHRETLGYQIVRCAEELKISLSERDNAHIDLPIVQQVLSANVTSQQLADAIANPVAKVSELVNEALAQSATKPDAIFMTGGSARSPILRALLENTLPGVPIVAGDFFGSVTSGLARYAEKSFR, from the coding sequence ATGTTTATCGGCTTCGACTATGGAACAGCTAACTGTTCTGTCGCCATGATGGAAAACGGCACGCCGCGCCTGTTAACTCTTGAAGGTAATAGCCCCTTTATTCCTTCCACCCTCTGCGCGCCTACCCGTGAAGCAGTGAGTGAATACCTTTGGCGTCACTTCAACATCAAACCCACCGATCAAATCGGTGAGCAACTCCTGCGCCGTGCGGTCAGTTTTAACCGTGAAGAAGGCATTGATGTTGAGCCCGGCGATTTACGTTTTGGCCGAGCAGCTCTCGACACTTACCTCGAGGATCCTGAAGAGGTTTTCTACGTTAAATCTCCCAAATCCTTCCTTGGTGCCACCGGACTGCGCGATGTGCAAATCAGCTTCTTTGAAGATCTGGTCTGCGCCATGATGGCAAACATTAAGCAGCAAGCCGAAGCTGAAACTCAGCAGGACATCTTGCAGGCTGTTATCGGCCGACCGGTCAACTTCCAGGGGATTGGTGGCGATAAAGCCAACGAGCAAGCTGAATCTATTCTGACCCGTGCTGCAAAACGCGCAGGCTTTAAAGACATCATTTTTCAGTTTGAACCGGTCGCCGCTGGCCTTGAATACGAAAGTACGCTGGAAAAAGACAGTACTGTTCTGGTCGTGGATATCGGTGGTGGTACAACGGACTGTAGTTTGATTGAAATGGGGCCGAACTGGCGAAATAAAGAAGACCGTCGTGCTTCACTGTTAGCGCATTCTGGTTGTCGAGTAGGCGGTAACGATCTGGATATTCATCTTGCATTCGAACAGCTGATGCCGATGTTTGGTAAAGACTCGACCCTACAGCGTGGTATTGCGATGCCTGTGACCCAGTTCTGGAACCCGATTGCAATCAATAACGTTGTTGCTCAGTCTGATTTTTATGCGTCCGCTAATCGCGCCGTATTGGAGCAACTGATGCGTGACGCAAGCGAGCCGGAGAAAATTGCCCGCCTGCTGCGCGTTCACCGAGAAACACTGGGCTACCAGATTGTCCGCTGTGCTGAAGAGCTGAAAATCAGCCTCTCTGAGCGCGACAACGCACACATTGACCTACCGATTGTTCAGCAAGTTCTGAGCGCGAATGTGACATCACAACAGTTAGCCGACGCCATTGCCAATCCAGTGGCCAAAGTCAGTGAACTGGTTAACGAAGCGCTGGCACAATCCGCAACCAAACCGGACGCTATTTTTATGACTGGCGGCAGCGCACGTTCACCTATCTTGCGTGCTTTACTGGAAAACACATTGCCGGGCGTGCCTATCGTCGCCGGCGACTTCTTTGGCTCGGTCACATCTGGCCTGGCACGTTATGCCGAAAAGTCATTCCGTTGA
- a CDS encoding AraC family transcriptional regulator, whose product MEVMSDILRAIRVVGSVYFCSQVEAPWTKTFQDLDYASFHMIRRGACWANIDGQIEKLEAGDLIFLGPGQNHELSSQSPEKGKPDLNDTTLLLCGSFSFSRAATTPLMDVFPRMTIVRDKDFANHPWLRSTFDQLSAEYMSQGPGSELIVNKLTEIILVELIRINFGREQSSPFLDALNDKRISRALQLLHDNPEKSWTLESIASQIGMSRAAFANRFSSLVGQPMFGYLTNLRMQKAQELLRESLLPIYEVAEQVGYESERAFTLTFKKHSGTTPKRFRAQ is encoded by the coding sequence ATGGAAGTAATGAGCGATATTCTCCGTGCCATTCGGGTGGTAGGCAGTGTGTATTTCTGCAGTCAGGTAGAAGCGCCGTGGACGAAAACCTTTCAAGATCTGGATTACGCCAGCTTCCACATGATTCGTCGTGGTGCCTGCTGGGCAAACATCGATGGACAGATTGAAAAGCTGGAAGCGGGGGATTTGATCTTCCTAGGCCCTGGGCAAAACCATGAGCTTTCCAGCCAGTCTCCGGAAAAGGGAAAGCCGGATCTGAATGACACGACACTGCTGCTCTGTGGTTCGTTCAGCTTTTCGCGTGCGGCGACAACGCCTCTGATGGATGTGTTTCCCCGCATGACGATTGTGCGAGATAAAGACTTTGCCAATCACCCTTGGCTGCGCAGCACTTTTGATCAGCTAAGCGCCGAATATATGTCGCAAGGGCCGGGCTCTGAGCTTATCGTCAACAAACTCACTGAGATCATTCTGGTTGAACTTATCCGCATTAACTTTGGACGTGAACAATCGAGCCCATTTCTGGATGCGCTGAACGACAAACGAATTTCCCGCGCGCTACAGCTTCTTCATGACAACCCAGAAAAAAGTTGGACGCTGGAATCAATCGCCAGTCAAATAGGCATGTCACGGGCGGCGTTTGCCAACCGATTTTCATCCTTGGTCGGTCAGCCCATGTTTGGTTATCTCACCAACCTTCGTATGCAAAAAGCACAGGAGTTATTACGCGAATCTCTGTTGCCGATCTACGAGGTTGCCGAGCAGGTGGGTTACGAATCGGAGCGCGCTTTTACTCTCACCTTTAAAAAGCATTCGGGAACCACGCCTAAGCGGTTTCGGGCCCAATAG
- a CDS encoding pyridoxamine 5'-phosphate oxidase family protein, which produces MTIKEYADKSVLCWLATVDEGLMPNVSPKELFAALDNETLLIANVASPVSERNILVNNKVCISFIDVFEQRGFKVKGTARVIDAESAEWKGYLAELRKLADERYPIQNIFEVKIESSARIIAPSYFLFPETTAESQVESALTTYKVRRDG; this is translated from the coding sequence ATGACGATTAAAGAGTACGCAGACAAAAGCGTGCTTTGCTGGCTGGCGACAGTCGATGAAGGTTTGATGCCCAATGTATCGCCGAAGGAGCTTTTTGCAGCGCTTGATAATGAAACCCTACTCATCGCCAATGTCGCGTCACCCGTCAGTGAAAGGAACATTCTGGTCAACAACAAGGTATGCATTTCCTTTATCGACGTTTTCGAACAGCGCGGATTCAAGGTGAAAGGCACAGCGAGAGTGATTGATGCTGAAAGTGCTGAATGGAAGGGATATTTGGCTGAACTTCGAAAGCTGGCTGATGAAAGATATCCGATTCAAAATATCTTTGAAGTAAAGATAGAATCCAGTGCAAGGATTATTGCTCCCAGCTATTTCTTGTTTCCAGAAACGACGGCTGAAAGTCAGGTAGAGTCAGCACTGACGACTTATAAAGTACGAAGGGACGGGTGA